Within the Candidatus Terasakiella magnetica genome, the region TTGGTCTTTGGCTTCTTCCATGGCTTTGGTCTGGCATCAAAAATCATAGACTACGAAATTGCCGAAGACGGCCTTATTCCAAACCTATTAGCTTTCAATGTTGGCGTGGAGATTGGACAAATTTTGGCATTGAGTGCCATTCTTATAGCGATGGGATGGTGGAGAAGGAGTAGTAGCTTCTTCAAACATGCCTACAACGCAAATGTAATTATGATGACGGCTGGTTTTGTGCTGATTGGATATCAGTTAACTGGCTATTTCGTCTCCTAAAATAAAGGTATCACTATGTATAACGAAAATATTCCAACTCATGTGGAAATTCCATCTACTCAGCAGTTAATCAAATCAACAGTGATCTCTTTTGTTTGTGCTGTTGTTATTCTTGTTACCATCGTCCTGCCTTCTGAGTATGCAATCGACCCAACCGGCCTTGGTGGTGTCTTGGGGTTAACAGAAATGGGTGAAATCAAAGCACAATTGGCAGAAGAAGCTGCTCAAGATCATTCTTCTAACACGACTAATAAATTACTTTGGAATGCTCTTGCTTCGGTCTTTACGATTAAGGCCGCAAATGCAGAAACACCAAGTGGCACTTGGAAAGATGAAATCAGCTTTGAACTCGTTCCCGGACAAGGAACTGAATATAAGTTGAAAATGAAAAAAGGTGCCATTGCCAATTACGATTGGAGCGTAGATGGGGGACGCGCCAACTATGACCTTCATGGTGATGGGGCAGGCAAATCTACCAGCTATCAAAAAGGGCGTGGTGTCACAGGCGATGTTGGTGGCCTTATTGCGGAATTTGATGGATATCATGGTTGGTTTTGGCGCAACAGAGACAAGCAACCCATCAAAATCACACTGCGTGTGAAAGGTGACTATAGCGAACTAAAACATATGAAATAACCAACTAAAGCGGAGGCAAAGGTCTCCGCTTTTTTTATTGAATAGTTTATTCTGGTTCGGGTCAACAGCAGGCATTCTAGCTTGTGCAACAGGTCTGCTTTTGCCGTAATAGCAGTCATAATCAAAAAAATGTCCGCTTTACGCCTGTTAACGGAAGTCTATTTCTTGAGTATGAATGACGGCTCCTGACCCACAACAGACTCATGTGATTGCTGAATTTCTACGAGAGAACATCTGTATTATAATTCACAGATCACCTAAAAGTTGGCCCATGTACCCAACAAGCAAGTGAATACCTGTTTCCTTTTGTAACAGGTGAAACTCGATGTAATACAAATGAAGGAAACAAAATAGCAGAGCCTTGCCTTAGGGAAGCTTGGTGAATGTTTCCACCAACATTGACTTCTAAGAGCCCTCCTTCATATTCATCTGGGTGAGAGAGCTGTACGACCAATGTGAGTTTTCTTCTTGATGCGATTGCAGAGCTGCCTAAATCCGTATGCCAATCATAATGGCCACCAGAAATCGCTTGATAATTTGCGATTTGGATCAACTCAGAAAAGTCAGTCAGGTTAAAATCGAAATGGATATTATTAATATCAGATACCTCACGCATTATTTTGCGTAAAACCCAATCACTGTCCTTTTCCTCATCAATCCAATGTACGCTACTTTGGCGCACATCACTTACATTTTGATTGTTAACCAGCCCTGTATCTTGCATATCATTTTTAGACAATTGGATAATTTGATCGCATTCAGTAATAGAGAATACACCGTGCGAGGCAAACATGGCTGAATCAACAGATTTTAGCCATTTAGCTTTGGGAAGGTAAACTTCTGATGGGGGCAATTATCAATCCAGTCGGCATTGTATAATTCAATGCAAATATACAGGCTATTTTTCTATTTAATTCAGTGGAAGCTAATACTAACCGTTTCGCCAAAAGCGCCTCGGATCAAGTCCTGAGCATGGTGAACCATTTTTGTGGGTTCTGATTTTTTTATTGAGAAAGAAGCATTGCTTCCTTGTTTTCGGTAGGTCACAAAATTATGGATACCGTACCTAATGAGGAAATCATTTCCTTGAATCATATTATTCCTTATTTTTTTAGAGCCGCTTTTTTTGCTTTCTCAGCAGCCTTTTTGTCTTTTGTTTCTTGCTCAAGACGCAATGCCTTGAGATTTGCATTTTTTATTGCACGTTCATCTGTCGCGTCTTTTTTGTTCTTAATAAAACGCTTTTCTTCTTTTTTACTTTTAAGAGCAAGTTCATCCGCCCTTGATAAAGGTGGTTTAACCATAGCGAACCCTGCTGTTTTTGTTCAAAACTGCCTCCATCTACTGACAGAGACAGCTTGACGAAATAACTTAAGAAAGAACAGACAAGTTAATTGCAGATGTCTTGCCGTTACGTCCTGTTTCCAGTTCGTACTCGACTTTTTGTCCGTCTTCCAATCCAGAAAGCCCAGCTTGTTCAACAGCGGAAATATGAACAAAAGCGTCATCTCCACCATTTTCAGGTTGAATAAAGCCAAAACCTTTTGTCGGGTTAAACCATTTTACATTTCCAATAGCCATTACATTGTCCTTTAATTGGAATGCCAAAATACGCCTCTCACATCGTATGAGAAGACGTTCAATATAAATCACAATGTACAGAGAGACTCGGAATATCAGATGTACCGAAAATAACAGTAACGCATAACTGTGCGAAGTTTTGAACGCCCTTTATGCACTTAAAAATTAATAAAATCAACATAAATCTAAATCGCTGGTTTTAAATCGGTAAGAGGAGAGGTTAT harbors:
- a CDS encoding cold-shock protein; protein product: MAIGNVKWFNPTKGFGFIQPENGGDDAFVHISAVEQAGLSGLEDGQKVEYELETGRNGKTSAINLSVLS
- a CDS encoding transmembrane anchor protein — translated: MYNENIPTHVEIPSTQQLIKSTVISFVCAVVILVTIVLPSEYAIDPTGLGGVLGLTEMGEIKAQLAEEAAQDHSSNTTNKLLWNALASVFTIKAANAETPSGTWKDEISFELVPGQGTEYKLKMKKGAIANYDWSVDGGRANYDLHGDGAGKSTSYQKGRGVTGDVGGLIAEFDGYHGWFWRNRDKQPIKITLRVKGDYSELKHMK
- a CDS encoding 2OG-Fe(II) oxygenase → MPPSEVYLPKAKWLKSVDSAMFASHGVFSITECDQIIQLSKNDMQDTGLVNNQNVSDVRQSSVHWIDEEKDSDWVLRKIMREVSDINNIHFDFNLTDFSELIQIANYQAISGGHYDWHTDLGSSAIASRRKLTLVVQLSHPDEYEGGLLEVNVGGNIHQASLRQGSAILFPSFVLHRVSPVTKGNRYSLACWVHGPTFR